The following proteins are encoded in a genomic region of SAR324 cluster bacterium:
- a CDS encoding Gfo/Idh/MocA family oxidoreductase, which produces MKKIKAAVIGVGNIGSIHTEIYSSLENVDLTAVCDIDREKVDKAANKFNCKAYYSVESLLTEMPMEIASVCTKGEENGGDHYLPTVELLEAGIHVLGEKPISNNIEHARLMTKLAEEKQVRYGINLNHRFTPSAIKAKEWIDANRIGTIHMIDMTMWIDNPVETSPWFHLRALHPHSFNILNYFGGPIQKIQCFANKGEGRKIWSNAQMNLQFENGVIGHLRGSYDGDFPSGSFGLETLEIVGSKGRIVIENACESLRYYPRRSRSMEQYDCYGGMNHFQETFRSRIEAWVQDNINQVPPNEVNGSGKEGLAAQEAIEGAIRSFDTNTVVEL; this is translated from the coding sequence ATGAAAAAAATTAAGGCTGCAGTAATTGGAGTTGGAAATATTGGCTCCATTCATACAGAGATTTACTCTTCCCTAGAAAATGTGGATTTGACTGCTGTCTGTGATATCGATCGGGAAAAAGTAGATAAGGCAGCCAATAAATTTAACTGCAAGGCATATTATAGTGTTGAATCACTGCTGACTGAGATGCCAATGGAGATTGCAAGTGTTTGTACGAAAGGGGAAGAAAATGGGGGAGATCACTATCTGCCAACTGTAGAACTTCTGGAAGCAGGGATACATGTTCTTGGTGAAAAACCTATCTCTAATAATATTGAACATGCTCGCTTAATGACAAAACTAGCTGAAGAAAAACAAGTTCGTTACGGAATTAATCTAAACCATCGTTTCACCCCCTCTGCGATCAAAGCGAAGGAATGGATTGACGCAAATCGAATCGGCACGATTCACATGATTGACATGACGATGTGGATTGATAACCCAGTGGAGACTTCTCCTTGGTTCCATCTACGTGCACTACATCCTCACTCCTTCAATATTCTCAATTACTTCGGTGGTCCAATACAAAAAATTCAATGCTTCGCTAATAAAGGTGAGGGAAGAAAAATATGGTCAAATGCTCAAATGAATCTTCAATTTGAAAATGGGGTCATTGGGCACCTGAGAGGTAGCTACGATGGTGATTTTCCGTCTGGTTCGTTTGGCTTAGAAACCCTGGAGATCGTAGGTTCAAAAGGTAGAATTGTTATTGAAAATGCTTGTGAGTCTCTTCGTTACTACCCAAGGAGGAGCCGGAGTATGGAGCAATATGACTGTTATGGTGGAATGAATCATTTCCAAGAAACTTTTAGATCAAGAATTGAGGCCTGGGTGCAAGATAACATAAACCAAGTACCACCTAATGAAGTAAATGGTTCCGGTAAGGAAGGACTAGCAGCCCAGGAGGCTATTGAAGGAGCTATCCGATCCTTTGATACCAATACTGTTGTTGAATTGTAA
- a CDS encoding phytanoyl-CoA dioxygenase family protein, protein MAEEDLLSKHQVYLFKKNGFVNAGPLITEDTATELANEILSVIEHRENPTRPQPIRIANLSGEEQRPIWQIVNIWQASEAFSQLLKNAKLKHYISKLTGKSDFRIWHDQVQYKPSHVGGRLSWHQDLPKWPIMKGGTQLTAWIALDDAGPQNGCMVMVPGSHLKGNQNEWLHQHDGSWQLGHNDSFMSEPTQVLCPVQKGHVHFHDSLTWHSSGPNLSGQPRRAIALHFMDTETLFNCQGDHLLKEHIASEDGQPIQGNPFLPI, encoded by the coding sequence ATGGCTGAAGAAGACCTTTTATCTAAACACCAAGTATACCTGTTCAAAAAGAACGGATTTGTAAATGCAGGCCCTCTAATCACTGAAGACACAGCAACTGAGCTTGCTAATGAGATTCTTTCTGTCATTGAACATAGAGAAAACCCCACACGCCCCCAACCTATTCGTATTGCAAATCTTTCAGGAGAAGAGCAGAGGCCAATTTGGCAAATCGTCAATATTTGGCAGGCATCCGAAGCGTTTTCCCAACTCTTGAAAAATGCGAAACTCAAACACTACATCTCGAAGTTGACGGGGAAATCGGATTTCAGGATTTGGCATGATCAGGTGCAGTACAAACCAAGTCATGTTGGAGGCCGCCTGTCATGGCATCAAGATTTGCCAAAGTGGCCTATAATGAAGGGTGGAACTCAATTGACGGCTTGGATCGCTCTTGATGATGCTGGTCCTCAGAATGGGTGTATGGTGATGGTTCCGGGATCGCACCTGAAGGGAAATCAGAATGAATGGTTGCATCAGCATGATGGAAGCTGGCAGCTTGGACACAATGACAGCTTTATGAGTGAACCGACTCAAGTGCTCTGTCCAGTGCAAAAAGGTCACGTTCATTTTCACGATTCACTCACTTGGCATAGCTCAGGCCCCAACCTTTCTGGTCAGCCGAGAAGGGCCATCGCGCTACATTTTATGGATACTGAGACCCTTTTCAATTGTCAGGGTGACCACCTATTGAAAGAGCATATTGCCAGTGAAGATGGTCAGCCGATCCAAGGGAATCCATTTTTACCAATCTAA
- a CDS encoding sugar phosphate isomerase/epimerase, translating to MKLGFNSVLFGNFDLEKAFIAASEMGYSGIELSALDPAMSEHINESDPVSQNISTICALINKYELPVTAIERAKHDLNFWEYIVQLAAGIGCPVINLGPGGSIDSNGVPIAGGSFDSALESLKRHSEISNKYNVTTCFKAHYNTCIDNTELSKKAVQLLESYNVRLDFDPSHIFRVPEDPVDGFKEVLPWISHVHIRDCIAQDIKGPGSPFQQICGRGKIDLIGILKLLQVSNYTGPINLEVIGAKQGDLSLHSCTTIAAESKGWLNCALSSITD from the coding sequence ATGAAACTTGGTTTTAACTCAGTTCTGTTCGGCAATTTTGATCTTGAAAAAGCTTTTATAGCTGCCAGTGAAATGGGCTACTCGGGAATTGAACTTTCTGCCCTCGATCCAGCAATGAGTGAGCACATCAATGAGTCTGATCCAGTCAGTCAAAACATTTCTACGATTTGTGCGCTGATCAATAAATATGAATTGCCTGTAACAGCGATTGAGCGGGCAAAGCACGATCTCAATTTTTGGGAATACATTGTTCAATTGGCAGCAGGTATTGGATGTCCTGTTATCAACCTCGGTCCTGGTGGAAGTATTGATTCGAATGGTGTGCCCATTGCCGGAGGATCTTTTGACTCCGCATTAGAGAGTCTTAAAAGACACAGTGAAATTTCAAATAAATACAATGTGACGACTTGTTTCAAGGCTCATTATAATACTTGTATTGATAATACTGAACTGTCCAAAAAAGCTGTACAGTTACTAGAGAGTTACAATGTTCGTTTAGATTTTGACCCTAGTCATATATTTAGAGTTCCAGAGGATCCAGTAGATGGATTCAAAGAAGTCTTACCCTGGATCAGTCATGTCCATATCAGAGACTGTATTGCACAAGATATCAAAGGCCCAGGCTCACCATTTCAACAAATATGTGGCAGAGGAAAAATTGATCTAATCGGAATCCTTAAACTGTTACAGGTGTCAAATTACACTGGACCTATAAATCTTGAAGTTATTGGAGCAAAACAAGGTGATCTTTCACTTCACTCCTGCACCACTATTGCTGCAGAGTCAAAGGGATGGTTAAATTGTGCTCTTTCATCCATCACAGATTAA